In a genomic window of Desulfobulbaceae bacterium:
- a CDS encoding PKD domain-containing protein, with amino-acid sequence MKAPELEKHPHIYQSTSFLKSLLLLFSVILTSCNGGGGGGGDGSSISSATGNIAGVAGVALGGNVSDGPITGGAISIYDVYDQFCNSSDTNDDATYSLTIENTCKPPYKIELTGGVDLITDLSNATTMYSLSLSSGQINASPLTTIIYHAALARSGADLAMVRSEDIELITGWVISKFNFGIDAANPESGGFNPLTTSIDDTNSIIFVKANEGLIETTRRVTLLMWNGEVTDQTIGAVLASLGEDISDGQLDGRNFNGTTSAEMSRIATLWELTTATVSMEMMLNQMSVTLTDNQIIERQELGLQYLEMLDYDFVNARFAIAISAISNHTVDTAASGLLNIQPTRQFINQAKAAAMAALVLAYQANVDLSYYVSFINALNSMKAALEANGNTTTPVTGLDAPNLLSNMSDVAASITPPVDSNIEVYNEALFESATTMTVSTPIVENRRQVLVKWSYPTSSTSHDGFKIFQEGVVEPLCIINNPEVRSSEGFDCFISNANPGEEITIYMSAYSNTLNAESKRYSNTMPLAHFSTQYAVTATCPLDVQFEANEGALREYTWSFGDGVNYDGFNTVDHIYDAAGTYSINLSVTDTDIEGIFSISNQASIDVTCW; translated from the coding sequence ATGAAAGCACCTGAACTCGAAAAACACCCTCACATATACCAATCCACATCTTTTCTAAAATCTTTATTACTGTTATTTTCTGTAATCCTCACCTCCTGCAACGGTGGAGGCGGTGGAGGCGGCGACGGATCATCAATCAGTTCAGCAACGGGCAATATAGCAGGTGTTGCCGGAGTTGCTTTGGGTGGGAATGTCAGTGATGGACCGATCACTGGCGGCGCAATCAGTATTTATGACGTTTATGACCAGTTCTGCAACTCTAGCGATACCAATGATGACGCAACGTACTCTCTCACTATTGAAAATACCTGCAAGCCTCCATATAAAATTGAATTAACTGGTGGGGTTGACCTGATAACCGATCTCAGCAATGCTACCACTATGTACTCCCTCTCCCTCTCTAGTGGTCAGATTAATGCCTCCCCGTTGACCACTATCATCTATCATGCCGCTTTAGCCAGAAGCGGTGCAGACCTCGCTATGGTGAGAAGCGAAGATATTGAACTGATTACAGGATGGGTGATCAGTAAATTTAATTTTGGTATAGATGCCGCTAATCCTGAGTCAGGAGGGTTCAATCCACTAACAACCAGCATTGACGATACCAACTCAATTATTTTTGTTAAGGCCAATGAGGGGTTAATAGAAACTACTAGAAGAGTAACTCTGCTTATGTGGAATGGTGAGGTGACTGACCAGACCATAGGAGCTGTCCTGGCATCGTTAGGAGAGGACATCTCAGATGGACAACTAGATGGCAGAAATTTTAATGGAACGACATCTGCTGAGATGTCTCGAATAGCTACGTTGTGGGAGCTGACCACCGCCACTGTATCAATGGAAATGATGTTGAATCAGATGAGCGTAACCCTTACCGATAATCAAATTATCGAACGACAGGAGTTAGGACTCCAGTATCTGGAGATGTTGGATTATGATTTTGTTAATGCCCGTTTCGCAATAGCTATAAGCGCAATCTCAAACCATACAGTTGATACAGCAGCATCTGGCTTACTGAACATCCAACCAACCAGACAGTTTATCAACCAGGCAAAAGCGGCGGCAATGGCAGCCTTAGTACTTGCCTACCAGGCAAATGTGGATTTATCATACTACGTAAGCTTTATTAATGCCCTTAACTCCATGAAAGCAGCTCTTGAGGCAAATGGCAACACAACTACACCGGTAACGGGACTTGATGCGCCAAACTTGCTTTCTAATATGTCAGACGTTGCAGCTTCTATCACTCCCCCTGTTGATAGCAATATTGAGGTATATAACGAGGCTCTATTTGAGTCCGCTACAACAATGACTGTATCAACACCAATTGTAGAGAATCGACGCCAAGTCCTGGTGAAGTGGTCATACCCAACATCTAGTACCAGCCATGATGGCTTTAAAATTTTCCAAGAGGGTGTAGTCGAGCCGCTGTGCATCATCAACAATCCTGAAGTTCGAAGTTCAGAGGGGTTTGACTGTTTTATCTCTAATGCAAACCCTGGTGAAGAAATAACCATTTATATGTCAGCTTACAGCAACACTCTCAATGCTGAAAGCAAACGATACTCAAACACAATGCCCCTTGCACATTTCAGTACACAATATGCGGTCACGGCAACCTGCCCGCTTGATGTCCAATTTGAAGCGAATGAGGGGGCACTAAGAGAATATACGTGGTCTTTTGGTGATGGCGTAAATTACGACGGCTTTAATACTGTTGACCATATATATGATGCGGCCGGCACCTACTCCATTAATCTGTCGGTTACCGATACCGATATCGAAGGCATATTCAGTATCAGCAACCAAGCCAGCATTGATGTTACATGCTGGTAG
- the lon gene encoding endopeptidase La: MPAKIDDKNINQNRHVGVDPEDLPVPRFIAVLPLQGFVFFPGMGFPLQITHPGSKQLVDEAFEKDRLIGMVVHRPLKGKQKRPVLAKHLFDVGTLGYIHKLVKGKDDTYQVLVSAVKKIRVLEYSQYEPYHKATIETIEMVPVKSQGVEALILNLQTQFKRLAELSQLPEELVMTIMSLDNPFHAGYLVGSQLGLSLKDEQALLEIEDIEKLLDKVTRELNKKLETLEVSQEIQKNIKEDVTKKQREFFLRQQLKAIRKELGEDDTNVEVDDLQLRFKNAQLTKEARETAAKELARLARIPSSSPEYTVSRTYIEWILDLPWMKSTKDSLDMVKARQILDDDHYGLEKIKNRILEFLAVLKLKNDLHGPILCFVGPPGVGKTSLGQSIARTMKKKFVRISLGGVRDEAEIRGHRRTYIGSLPGRIIQSLKKAGSNNPLFMLDEIDKLGADFRGDPSSALLEVLDPEQNYTFADHYLDISFDLSKVMFITTANYIENIPGPLRDRMEVIELTSYTEDEKVQIAKRHLIEKQLSAHALTSDNIIFQDKALRELIRSYTREAGVRNLERRIGAICRGVAKEIVGGDTNRKVITERAVERLLGPIEYSPESAARNWGPGLATGLAWTPVGGVLLFIEAAKMKGKGGLTLTGKLGDVMKESATAALTYIRSHSEALSVDDEIFSTSDIHVHVPEGGTPKDGPSAGVAMVVALTSLLTGKTVRKDVAMTGEITLRGDVLPVGGIKEKVLAAVRADIKVLILPARNEKDVLEIPKNAKKGVKFHFVQEISDALSKVFVE, encoded by the coding sequence ATGCCGGCCAAAATAGATGATAAAAATATCAATCAGAATCGACACGTTGGAGTTGATCCTGAAGATTTGCCTGTTCCCAGATTTATTGCCGTTCTGCCCCTGCAGGGCTTTGTCTTTTTTCCAGGGATGGGGTTCCCTCTTCAAATTACCCATCCTGGTTCAAAACAGCTTGTCGATGAGGCCTTTGAAAAAGATCGTTTAATTGGAATGGTTGTTCATCGTCCGCTTAAAGGTAAACAAAAGCGACCTGTGCTGGCAAAGCACCTCTTTGATGTGGGTACGCTTGGCTATATTCATAAACTTGTAAAGGGAAAAGATGACACCTATCAAGTACTGGTCAGTGCCGTTAAAAAAATTCGAGTTTTGGAATATTCACAATATGAGCCGTATCATAAAGCTACCATAGAAACAATTGAGATGGTGCCGGTTAAAAGTCAGGGAGTCGAGGCCCTGATTCTTAACCTGCAAACCCAGTTTAAGCGTTTAGCAGAGCTATCCCAACTGCCTGAAGAGTTGGTGATGACCATCATGTCGCTTGATAATCCATTTCACGCTGGATATCTAGTCGGCTCGCAGTTGGGTCTTTCGCTAAAGGACGAACAGGCGCTTCTTGAAATCGAGGATATTGAAAAACTACTTGATAAAGTTACTCGTGAGTTGAATAAAAAACTGGAAACCCTGGAGGTTAGTCAGGAAATTCAGAAAAACATTAAGGAAGACGTTACCAAAAAGCAGCGCGAGTTTTTTCTCCGTCAGCAACTCAAGGCTATTCGTAAAGAACTTGGTGAAGATGATACCAATGTTGAAGTTGATGACTTGCAACTGCGCTTTAAAAACGCACAATTAACTAAGGAAGCCCGAGAAACCGCCGCAAAAGAGCTTGCACGTCTGGCACGTATTCCGTCATCGTCACCTGAGTATACAGTGTCGAGGACGTATATAGAGTGGATTTTAGATCTGCCCTGGATGAAATCTACGAAAGACAGTCTTGATATGGTTAAGGCGCGACAAATTCTAGATGACGATCATTATGGTCTTGAAAAAATTAAAAATAGGATCCTTGAATTTCTTGCGGTACTTAAACTTAAAAATGATCTTCATGGTCCGATTCTCTGTTTTGTAGGTCCTCCGGGTGTTGGAAAAACCTCGCTAGGGCAATCTATTGCTCGAACAATGAAGAAGAAGTTTGTCAGGATCTCTTTGGGTGGGGTTCGTGATGAAGCGGAGATTCGAGGTCATCGGCGAACCTATATCGGATCATTGCCTGGAAGGATTATTCAGAGTTTAAAAAAAGCAGGCTCCAATAACCCACTTTTTATGCTGGATGAAATTGATAAACTCGGTGCCGATTTCCGTGGCGACCCATCCTCGGCACTGCTGGAAGTTCTTGATCCAGAACAGAATTATACCTTTGCAGATCACTATCTTGATATCTCTTTTGATCTCTCGAAAGTTATGTTTATTACCACCGCAAACTATATTGAAAATATTCCTGGCCCGTTACGAGACAGGATGGAAGTTATCGAACTGACAAGCTACACCGAGGATGAAAAAGTACAGATCGCCAAACGTCATCTTATTGAAAAACAGTTGAGTGCCCATGCCTTGACATCTGATAATATAATTTTTCAAGATAAGGCGCTGCGAGAACTGATTCGTTCCTATACCCGTGAGGCTGGTGTTCGTAACCTTGAACGTCGAATCGGAGCAATCTGTCGTGGTGTGGCAAAGGAAATTGTTGGTGGTGATACGAACCGAAAAGTCATTACCGAAAGAGCAGTTGAACGTTTACTTGGCCCCATTGAATATTCCCCTGAAAGTGCCGCTCGAAACTGGGGGCCGGGATTGGCAACCGGTTTAGCTTGGACGCCAGTAGGTGGAGTTCTGTTATTTATCGAAGCCGCTAAAATGAAAGGGAAGGGTGGGTTAACGCTGACCGGCAAGCTCGGGGATGTAATGAAGGAGTCAGCAACAGCGGCATTGACCTATATCCGCTCGCACTCTGAGGCACTATCTGTTGATGATGAGATTTTTTCAACATCTGATATTCATGTTCATGTACCTGAGGGTGGGACGCCCAAGGATGGGCCATCGGCAGGTGTTGCAATGGTAGTGGCCTTAACGTCGTTACTGACAGGAAAGACTGTCAGAAAGGATGTGGCCATGACAGGTGAAATAACCTTACGTGGTGATGTGCTGCCGGTAGGAGGAATAAAAGAAAAGGTATTAGCCGCTGTTCGGGCTGATATTAAAGTACTGATTTTACCGGCCAGAAACGAAAAAGATGTGCTGGAGATTCCCAAAAACGCCAAAAAGGGCGTGAAGTTTCACTTTGTCCAGGAAATCAGTGATGCCCTGAGTAAGGTGTTTGTTGAGTAG